The following nucleotide sequence is from Apodemus sylvaticus chromosome 2, mApoSyl1.1, whole genome shotgun sequence.
ACTCCGTCTTTGGGTCTTAAGGCCCCTCGGAAGGCTCTGCCATCTCCCCAAACTTTCAGTCTTGCCCCCAGTTTGTTGAATAAACAACATGCAGAGAGTTGTAGTAGTACTTGACTGGAGAAATGGGGGAAAGTACATCTACTCCATCATCCCAGGAGCCAGTCTCCACAAACCCCTATTTTAAATTGTGGGGTTTCGGTTTGTCGTTGAGACGAGGCTTTACCATACAGACCAGGTGGGGCTCAGGCAATCCTGCCCTCGGCTCGAGTGCCAGGACAAGCACACCGTTCCGAGCCTAGTAACACCATTGCTTGCGTGGGAGAGGGTGTGCAGAGGCCAGCCTCGGTGGCATTCCTTGGGAGCCATCTACCCTTCCTTGAGATGAGGTCTCTCCTCAGCAGTCTGGGAACTCTCCGAGCAGGCAAAGCTGGCCAGCCAGCGAGCCCTAGAGATCCAGCTGTCTCTGTTCTTCCAGTAGTAGGACTGTAAGCTTATAACACCAGGGTTTTGGACAAGGGTTCTAAGGACGGACCTTGGCTCCTCAGGCTTGTGTATTAGGCACTTTACCAGTCGAGCTACCTACCCAGTTCCAAGCTTCTGTTTTCGCTGCTTTCACTTGTGGGAACTGGGCCAGCAAGTAGGAGCCACGCTAGTCCTACCTAAGGGTTCTGGTTTCTTGTCCTACTCTGAACACAAATGCTGCATTTGCACCCAGGACATTGAGGTTATTTCTTCCCAGCCTTGGTCTTGGCTCATAAtccactgctttttttttctgggacagGGGATGGCATACTTTGttgatttctgatattttttcctGCAATCTAGGACCtaattataattatttgtttttcaagagtTGTATTTTTTGTTAAAGGGCCCAAATCACTGATTAAACAAAAAGGCATCCCCCTGTCTCATATGATGACACACATCTGTAACTAGATGTAGGAAGGCTGGGAGGCAAGACAATCCTGAATGCGAGGCCACCCTGGACTTCAGAACAGGCTTAAGTCTTAAAAGACAAAGACCCCCCAAAAGTCCACTACTTGATAACGACTGCTAACACTATCCTAAGCTTACCATGTTTACTCATGAAATCTTCAAATTCATGTTTTTGATTTTCCCTATTTATACAGGTGAAGCAACTAAGGTCCAGTGAATCAGAGATGCTCAAATTCCACAACTGGGAGCTCAGCTAGGCCCAGTAGCACAGACTATAATCCCAGCTACAGGAGCTGAGGTAAGATGgtcacaggttcaaggccagcttggctcCAGAGTCCACAATACCACCTAACCCAGACTCTGAGCTGAGGCTGCTCTGTGTGATGAGCTGAGCACAGTGAGGCAGAGCTCTTGCTGGGAAACCCCTCAGAGCCATGAAAGCAGTTGACCCTCAAAGGACAGCGGATCATCTTTGTACTCCTCAAAGCCTTACCACCTACTCTCTATATTTTGCTTACTTCTTACAAGGAGATTGGCTACCAGCAGAAAGCAGACCACGCACAGCAGTGCGCCCCGGGCTGCAGACGTACCCACTGCCAAGGTCGTCCACACAGGGGGGCTATAGCGGTGTCCACAGGAGAACTCACAGCCATCACCACTTACTTGCACATGCCAGGGTCCCCTGGTCCCTTTTAATGGTCTAACCCTTATCCCCatttcagttctttgttacaACTGAAAATAAAGAACCACCCAAGTGAGAAGCCCCTCACAGCACTGTCGGAAACCAATAGGTCAAAAACAAGAAGGTCCAGACTCCTGCTCACAAACACTGAAAACACTTCATACTAGCACACATATCTTCAGAGTCTGCTAGGACAGTTTTGACTCTCCCTTTTTGATGATGTCTTCCATTTCATCTGAGATCTTTCCTTTATAGTCATTTGGTTCTATTGCGTTTAACTTTTCTTGATATTCCTGTGGCAAACCATTTTCCTTCGCACCCATGCAGATAACCTAGAAATGGTTAAAATAGGTTTAGTTAGGAGTGTGATTTAGTGTAGCACCATAGCTTTGCCTGTACTGTCAAGATCCATGATCCTGGCTTTAGATGACTAAAGAATTGATCCATTTTAAAACAAGACCCAGGCAAAGCCAGTGTTCCTCATTCTGAGTGTGGCTCCAGAGGGATTTTCTAAGGAACCTGGAGCATTACCAGATTATCAGTTCTACTCAACAGCACGATTTAAGATGTTTTAATATTAAGACAAAATGCATTGTTATGGTATGAAACCCACataatattttgagaaaaaacacactcttaaaaatgaaattaaattcagTTTAAAACAAGACAAAGCTTACAGGAAGCAGCTGCCAGTGGCACTGTTTATTTCTGCTTGGAAGACACAGGAAGAGGGACAACTGATCTGCTGACTCCCAAGACCCTAACGGTCAGACGCTTAGCACCCCCACAGGCCTCACAAGGCACCAGGGAGCGTCGGGCCTCGCATCCCTCTAGCATCCCTCTTGGGTCTTGTGTGTTGGAGAATGGATTCCCTGACTACAAAGGGCCTAGTGAGCTTTCCATTTAGGGAAAAAATTACTTCAGGAGCAGAAACTATATTCCCCTCCCCAGCCAAAATAAATGCTCTATTAGATACTGTTGAAGAAAAAACTACAAAAGTGTGTGTACAGACTACTATATATAATAGATTATCATAAATCTATTAAAATGCacttttcttatttaaaacattttgattaAAATGTTCATGTGGAGTTTTAAattcttaaatgctttctaaGACTGTATGTTCTAATTTAGCTCAGTGATTCAGCACCACAGCTCACCTTCTTATACTGCGGTGATGGAGGCGCTTGCTCATAATTCGTCATCAGGTAACTCCGGCAGGttatttccttcccttcttgAGTTGAAACTTTAATTTCTATTACAACATATACTCCACTTTTTACTCCTTCTTGCCTGAAACCAAACAAACCATATTTCAGCTACATGGGACCTATGAGAATGATTCTGACGTAAGATGTTTTACTCAAGCTGAAGTGTAAGATGAATCATTTCCCTACATACACGTTTGCTCACTGTGTGCGAGGGAATGCAGAATGTATGTGTGTCGCCATGTCAAGAGTACACTTACcatgttttaaaacttttttttaaaatagggtttcactatgtagccctgtctggcctggaactcactatataagcAGGTTGGGCTTCAACACGCAAATCTACccgcttctgtctcctgagattaaaggtatgccctGCCTTGTTTTGGGGTGCACCATTTCTAGCATACTTAGCATTTTAATATTACAGCTGGTTTCTGGATCCACATATTCAACCTACTTTGgactgaaaattattttcttagctCTGAACTAAATACACACAGATTATTTTTACTGTTCATTATTCCCTTCAAAGGAAAGCTGTTACAGTAAAATACAGAGATACTGTATTAGGTAGTGAAGTAACTAAGAAACAATAAGAACACTACAGGTCAGGCTAGGTAGGCCACAGGCGAGCATCAGGTCAAACTACAAAGGGGACTTAACATCTGTAGATTCTGGTGGGGTTAAAGTGATACTCTGAACACAGAGGAATTCCATTTGGTACACTTCCAGCTGACCTCCGTCTATTTTAACTGTCTGAAAACCTGCTTCAGTGGGCTCATTTTTACTGTGGTGCCCCTGAAGCAGCACTCCCTAGAAGACTGAACAAGAGTCTATGGTCTGACAGCAAGAGAATGCCAGTCAGCTCTTCCTTGGCCGTCTGCACTGCACAACCGAGAAGTTTCATTCTACTGTGCTGTTCAATGCCTTTATCACTACTTATTCAACTGCAACCTCAAAGAATTTTAACCAACTCACtttcaaaatcattttttgaCAATTTTAAGTTTCATAACCTTTTGCAATATGAAGCCAGAAAGATAATTTTTAGTAAGAGACAAACAGAACTAAAAAATAAGGACTTTCACTTTTTACCTAAAAGAGACAAGCACCGCCCCCATCCAATCAGTAAGTGTGACACTCCCCTTCTAGACTAGTTAGTAAACTCCCGGTTTCTAACTATTGTACTGACTCTGAAGAATAAAGTGTGTATCTACAAGGTATCCACAAGGGCACATCCAGACAGCAAGCTTTGTATTACTTATTATCGTAACTGATAATTAGAAGCCACCTACTCATCCAGAGaacttaaattgcttttgttcattttccatACTACTCCCCACACTTCATCGCCAGGACTTTGAAAAATGGTAGCTATACCTCCGTGCCACCTCTCACTCATTTTGCCTTGGAAATTGCCGAAGTCGAGCTTAAAGTCCTGCAAAGGAAACCAAAGCGGTATGATCAGTATCTGTGTGGGCATGACTCTCCTTCAAAATACAAAGGATTTGCATTGGCCTCCACTCAAGTAAAATATTCAACCAACTTTTGTTTCTATGTGTACAAAGCTGTGGAAAATACAGATAAAAAGATCAAGACCCAAATCTAAAAGCATATAGATTCTTCCttactttccttttaaaatgaagCACATTCTACACATATAGGTAtctaaacattaaaacaaaaccttaaaacCAAAGATCCTTAAATCCAAATATACCACACAATAactttagctttctttctttctttctttttttcaaattgtgTCTCAGTCTACTGAAATGCATGTGTATTTTTACTCAGACTTGCTGGATGATGGTTACACAGGGGTTATGATACACTTTTATGTCTGTAGATCACCTTACCTGCAAATCACTGCATGTGCCCTAAGGGAGCtggcatgtgtgtgagcattaATCTTCATGAACTGTACCAATTTATTTCCAGGAATCTAAGAGCAGCTAGTACTGAATATTTATTGTGTGCTATACACACTAGCTATGACTTTACATAGTCCGATGTTTTGCTCAATTTACAACAGAAAATCTACAGGTTAGAAAGATTAAGCCTCTCCTTCCCTAAGATCTCATAACTACCAAGCAACAGAGACACCTTCTAATTTAGCTTCTGCCACTAGTGATGGGCAATCAGGTCTGAGGGAACTTGCATTGTGTGGTCTAGGAAGATGTCctcccatctctccaggcttagtTTCCTTAGCAGCAAAAGACAAAAGGACGGGCTAGATGGCAGTGTCGTCAGTCCCTTTCTGGTTGATATCATCCCTGTCAGCAATGTTTGCCCAGAAACCTTGGTTGATACTTCAGGGAAAACACTGGTCCACATGACAAGGCCCTTCATGCAGCAAACTGGATATTCCAGCATCAGGAGATTTGATCAGAGCTACAATCCACACCAGAGACTGGTAGCCTCCTGCTGAAGACAGCAGGCGGTGCCATTCCGTGTCTGCTTCCACCGCTCAGTGCCTCTGTGTGACACGGGGAGCTACCTCTCTGCATCAGCCTTCTTCAGATTGAGGGCTGATCTGATCTCACCTCTTTGCCAATTCCCCCTCTACTCCTCATCTTGAAATGTCAGGGTTTCTTGGGATTCCGCTTAGCCCTTTTTTGAATTTAGCCATGTGCCCAGGACGGCCCCACGACCTCCAGCAGCTTCTGATACCCTCAAATGCTTCAGTCGCCTTCAAAATCATCCCTCATCTCTAGTCTGAGGCTCAAAAGCACGTAGATCTGAGACTAGAACAGTAAGGGCCTAGCAAATGTTCACAAATATTTCCTGTTCATGTGGTTGTCTCAAAGGCATCTTAAACTTGATTTTGTACAAAGTTAGTTTATAATTTTTACCTCCAAACCTGATTCTCCTCTGTGAACATTATCACCATCACCTACTTGGCTGTTCAAAACCTTGAGTCATATTTGATGTATcttcccttcacacacacacacacacacacacacacacacacacacacactcttcaagTCTTACTGATGTTATCTTCTGGGTATTACTTTACCTTCCCTGGCACCACCCTATTAGATCATGGTGGCATTATCTCTGACGTGAATGTGGCAAAACCTTAACTGAGCTTCCAATAGCCACACTTGCCCCATCTGAGACTAGAACAGTAAGGGCCTAGCAAATTTTGCATAGTAACGAGAATGAGCTTTCAAATACACAAATCTCATCATCTGTAAGATGCTCCACTCACAGCCTGCAAGAGCCCGCCCCAAGTTCTCTGCGGTCACGTTAGGATGTGACACTGTCTTTCCAGCCCTCACGCCACATCTCCCTGTAGACTCCATCCACTTCCTTTATCTCCGATCCTTTGAACAAGCCATCCTCCCCCAGGGGTTTCTGCTCTCCCCATCTCCACTCAGGTCTCAGATTAAAAGTGAGATCCAGAAGGGCTTTCCTGAGCACCTAGGTCGGGTCCTCTGGTCATACTTTCTGTTGCACCTTGCATGTCCTCTTTTAAAGCTAACCACAGCTATAATTTATCATTTATGTGGTATTTCTTTCCTGTACTCCAAGTACTGAACTTCCTACACTCCTATGTGTTTTAGATAGAATGCAGAGCATGACTCCCACTTTTGAAACTTGAAAGGCCAGGAGCTGGTTATCAGCTCATCTTGCTTGCTAAGTAAGGTCATGGATACATGATGAGATGTAGCCATCAGGGTACCTGCAGGGGCTCTCAATTGGAGCTGGTGTTTAAGATCACTAGGGACTCAACGCTGGGCTTCAGGAATTGCAGAGCTGTGGCAAAGCAGCAGACAAGAGCCAGGTCCATATTGTGTTTACTAGTGGAGGAAAGGTGCAGCCAGTTTCCAGGGCTGGTCCTCTCCTGTAATgctagttacacacacacacacacacacacacacacacacacacacacgtcctctCCTGTAATGGtagttgcacacacacaaacacacacacggcCTGCCGGTTTACTCAAGTTCTGTGCTCCAGACTTTCTTTCAGGTGAATCCATGAGCTCTATCAGCCTTCCAACATCCGCCCCCTCCCCAATCTCCTTTCTTAAATCAGCTGGTTTCTGTTGCCtgaaatcaagaattgacaaggtTAGCAAAGTCAGCTAAAGTTATCAAGGGCCCTGCACACAGTCAGATTGTACACCAAAAGGTCCTGCAGGTAGCTAGGCTGTGCAAGTCAtccttgtaaccccagcacttgagtgCCCGAAGAATAAGTATTGAAGAGGAAATGAACTATGGTCAGGAGCAACACTTTACCACAGTTAAAGTTCATTGGGCTACTGTACTGAGCGAACACTGCTGTCACTACTGAAGACACGGTTCCAAGTCCTGATCCAAGTCTCAAGGCCAGGTCTGCTCAGATCCCAAGGAAAAGACAGATAGGCAGAATTTCATAGATAAGGTATGCACAGGACAGAAAGCAGCTAGTTCTCGACTCAGAAGCACCTATTAAAGACATCTCCCAGGGCAGCCCAGTGGAGGGCTGCGAACTCCGATGGTAGCCAGAGGTTCCCGTCAGGAATCCTAGGTTGCCCGCTCTCCTGGTCGCGGGCACAACGGCACTGACCTGCAGGCGCGCCACGCAGCAGAACACGGCGGAGGGGTTTCGCAGGTGGATCCTCTCGGTCAGCAGATTGCTGCCATAGGCGAAGTACAGGAACGTGTCCCCCTCCTGGCCCGCATGGCCCTCACAGTCGGAGCTCGCCATGTCCACTTGTCCACGCCAGCAGCGTCAAGCACAGAAAAGCCGGACTGGCGCTGCTAAAAAGAGCAGCGCGCCGTCACCCACGCGGGAGAGTCGAGCGGCGGGCGGCACTACAGAGAGAGCGCGCTGAGGATTGGCTGCCGGCTTGCCGGCGTGGGCCAACGACTAGGATTGGCCCGTCTACGCCTCCTCCCGCCCACTGGAGTCGCTTTTCTATTGGATACATCTCTCGGATGTCCAGCCCCCTGCCTGAGGTGCCGCTGATTGGCGGGTCTAACGGACAGCCTGAGAGCGGCTACTGGCGACTGTGTTGGCTACCTGCGACTGTGTTTTCCCCGCCTGGCGGCGATGGCCATGGTCAGCCAGTGGTGCAGTAGGCTCCGCGCCTGGTACAGGTCAGGCAAGACCTCATACTGCTGCCGGCCTAGCCCGGAACTTGCAacagtcctcctgccttcctGGAATGGGAAGGCTGATGCTACACACGTGTTCTTAGGATCACTCCCTGAAGTCGCCTCTCTGGATGCCAGGGTAGCCTTTCCTCCACGTTCAAATCTCTCGGCGTGACATCTGCTAACCAGTTGACTCTGTTCATTATTGCgatctgtttcctctttaaaatagAACAACACAAAATCCGTGTTGTTACTCTTGAAGATAGGAGTACAAACTAAAGGTCTAGATCAGTGACTGCCGTTGGCCCTCAGATATTAATGTAAATACAACTCCACACTGACAGGTGCCAGGAttcctggagaaatggctgaatCTCGGTTAAAGCTGGGAATGAAAAACACCTCTTGGATGAACAATGATCCAGAAAAGGAGAATGCCAGGATGAACAAGGCCCTTCCTAAAAGACCACTACTAGACAAAGTGAGAACAACTTGAGGAGCAGAACAACTGGAAACTATAAAATGATCactaaattaaaacagaaaagagaaccaTATTGCCTCGCCATCAGTGGTGAACACTTtatcacttttaaaatgtgattaaGAAAATGAGTATTCTGCCTTTCTAGTACcagctgtattttttaaaaaccaaataacaTTAGCTGCTGAGGAAGCAattcattgttaaaaaaaaaatgtgtactgGTTAAATGCAGGAAACGGGGCGCTGGGATTAGAACATTCGTCTCTGATGCAACAAAACTTCCTGTCAGGAGCATCAGGCCACAGGGATGCTTATAGGGTGTCAGTTATCCCCCAAGGCTCACTGCTAGTCATTGGACAGGAGACCAAGACTATTTGGGAAACCTGACCTCTCTCACCTGATGGCCAGTCAATCTGGTCACCAATAAAAGAAGACTAGCCTGACACAGTCTTCTGATAGGAAGAAACATGGAGGTGCAGCATGGTGGACtgcacctttaataccagcactcaggaggcagaggcaggcagatctgtgagttcaaggccagcctagcctacagagtgagttccaggacagccagggctgttatacagagaaaccctgttttgaaaagcaacaataacaacaacaataacaacaacaacaatatgaagCAAGATGAAACCCGCACATCT
It contains:
- the Ggct gene encoding gamma-glutamylcyclotransferase isoform X2, encoding MASSDCEGHAGQEGDTFLYFAYGSNLLTERIHLRNPSAVFCCVARLQDFKLDFGNFQGKMSERWHGGIATIFQSPGDEVWGVVWKMNKSNLSSLDELSAWVRRKMVCHRNIKKS
- the Ggct gene encoding gamma-glutamylcyclotransferase isoform X1, whose product is MASSDCEGHAGQEGDTFLYFAYGSNLLTERIHLRNPSAVFCCVARLQDFKLDFGNFQGKMSERWHGGIATIFQSPGDEVWGVVWKMNKSNLSSLDEQEGVKSGVYVVIEIKVSTQEGKEITCRSYLMTNYEQAPPSPQYKKVICMGAKENGLPQEYQEKLNAIEPNDYKGKISDEMEDIIKKGESKLS